TGTTGATCAGGACGACCGTGGCGTCGATTCCCAAGCGGGCGACCGCGAGCAGGCCGTTGGTGTCGTGGTAGTACGCCAGGTCCCCGGTTACGAGCACGAGGGGATCGTCGGTGGCACTGCCTGCCCCCAGAGCGCTACTGGTGATCCCGTCGATCCCGCTGGCACCCCGGTTGCCCAAAACGGTGAGGTCGGTCCCGCGGGGCCGTGCGAAGCGATCGGCGTCCCGGATCGGCATCGAGTTCGAGACGAACACCGTCGCGGGGTCGGGCGCATCCGAGAAAACGCGTTCGAGGACCGCACCCTCGAACAGACGGTTCGTTTCCTCGTCGATGAGGGTCCAGTACTGGTCCTCGGCACCCTCGAACCGTGCCCGCCACTCGTCGCTCGTCGAGGAGTCGAGGTCGGCGGCGAGCGCTCGTGCGAGTTCGTTTCCGTCGGCGGCGACGAGGTCGGTTGCGGTGAACGTCGCCTCGCGCCACTCGCCGGCAGGGTCGACGAGGAACTGCCGAGCGTCGGCGTCCCGCAGGTAGTTCCGAAGGGGTTTCGAAGTGGGTGAGGCCCCGAACCGAAGCACCAGATCGGGATCCGGCCAGTCGGCGGCTGCGAGCCACGAGTCGTACCCGCCGGCCACGGTCGCCTCGTCGGAGTCGAATCGAACCCCCGAGAGGGGGTCCGCGAGGATCGGAAAGTCCGTTTTCCGGCCGAGTTCGTGGATCGGTTCGCCAGCGAGACGGTCGGAGGGGCCAGCGACGATCAGGCCGCGTTCCGCGTTTTCGACGGCCCCCGCGAGCCGTCGGCGGTCGGTCTCGGAGAGGGTCGGTCGACCCTGCGTCACCGAGACGAACGGTCCGTCGCGCCCTGCTGCGGCGATCGGGAAGCGGTCGGCGAAGTCGGCGGGAAAGTCCTCGGTCTCGATGGGTTCGAGCGGTTTGGCGAACGGGGCGTTCAGGTGGACCGGTCCCGCGGGCACCCCCGTCGTCTCTGAGAGGGCCCGACAGACGGTGGTTCGCAGCGACCGGAGCCGGCGGCCCTCGGGGGCGGGTTCGGGGAGTTCGCGATACCACCGCACGGCGTCGCCGTAGAGCGTGGTCTGGTCGATCGTCTGGTTCGCACCCGAGTCACGCAGTTCGGCGGGGCGGTCGGCGGTGAGTACGAGCATCGGGACCCGCGACTGGGAGGCTTCGACGACGGCCGGATGGAAGTTCGCGGCGGCCGTCCCCGACGTACAGACCAGCGGCGTCGGTTCCCCCGTTCGTTTCGCGCGTCCGAGCGCGTAGAAGGCCGCCGAGCGCTCGTCGAGATGCGAGTGCACGGTAATGGAGTCGTGGGCGGCGAAGGCCACCGTGAGGGGTGTCGAGCGGCTTCCGGGTGCGATACAGACGTCCTCGATCCCCGATTTCGCGAGTTCGTCGGCGATCGTTCGTCCCCAGAGGGTTGAGCGGTTCGGCGCGCTCATTCGGCGAGCGCGTCGAGGATCGGGCGGTACTTGAGCTGGACTTCCTCCCACTCCTCGTCGGGGTCCGAATCGGCGACGATCCCGTTGCCCGCAAACAGGGTGACGAGGTCGTCGCTCGCGACGCCAGAGCGGATGGCCACCGCGAACTCCCCGTCGCCCGCGGCGTCGAACCAGCCTACAGGTGCGGCGTACCAGCCCCGCTCGAAGGTCTCGGTCTTGCGAATTGTCTCCCACGCCGTTTCGGGCGGGAGACCGCCGACTGCGGGCGTCGGATGGAGCGCCTCGACGATCGAGAGGACGTGCCTGTCCTCGTCGAGTTCGGCCTGAATCGGGGTCCGGAGGTGCTGGATGGTCGCGAGCTTCCTGACGGTTTGTGGCGCGACCCGGACCTCCCCGAGGGGGTCGAGCTGCTCGCGGATCGTCTCGACGACGATGCCCTGCTCGTGCTGGATCTTCTCGCTTTCGAGCAGCGATCGCATCAGCTCGTGGTCCGTCTCGGGGGTTTCGCCCCGCGCGACCGAGCCCGCGAGCGCTTCCGTCTCGACGCGCCGGCCCGAAAGCGAGACCAGCCGCTCGGGCGGGGCGCCGAAAAAGCCCGCCTCCTCGGTCGGCTCGACGAGAAACCGGTAGCACTCGGGGTAGGTCCGCCGGAGACGTTCGAGCACGTCCGGTATCTCGAGCGCCGTCGCGAGGCGGACTTCGAGCGCCTGGGCGAGGACGACCTTCCTGAGATCGCCTGCCGCGATCCGGTCGGTCGCGGCCGCGACCTGCTCGACCCACTCCTCGTGCGGAGTGGTGAGGGTGCGCGAAGCGATTCCGGGTGGGGCGGCGCTGGGCTGCATTGCCGGGTGGGCCGTGAGCTCCGAGCGCACGGTTTCGAGTTCGGTCTCGACAGCGTTTACGTCGGCCTCCGGACCGTAGCGCGACACCGTGAGCCACGTCGTTTCGTCGGTTCGCGTGAGCTGTACCCGCGGGATCACGAACTCCGCGGCGTGAAACCCTCTCCACGGCGGGGCGGGTTCGTGACCCGCGTGGAAGGCGACGCCGCCGAACGCGCGCGGCCGGGCGGCGGGGGGAAGATCGGCATCGAGCGTCGAGAACAACCGTGTTGCGTCCTCACGGAGGGTTTCGAAGCGGTCCGGGCCGTCGGCGCGGAACCGGGCAGCCGCGCCGCCACCGGCGATTTCGAGGCCGTCCGGAGCGGCCCAGTGAACCCGCGGGGGATCGCGCTCGAAGAGAAACGCCCGAAAGGAGAGATCCGCCAGTTCGCAGGCCCGACTCACGAGCGCGCTCCCCTCGGCGGGCGAGGCGACGATCGAGCCATCACGGTGCGAAACGGTCATTACCCGTTCTCGGGGTTCTGTCCCCTTCAGCGTACCTATCCGGGACCCACACACCACGTTTCCGGTGAAATACACCGGGTTTCCGGTGAACGGGTGGACGATCGCCTGACTGTCCGGCCCCTCAACTCTGGTCGATCAGCACGTCCCGAACCACCGTCGAGTCCTCGAGCAGCCGGTGGTTGGTGTAGCTCCCCTCGGCGCTGCCGCCGCTGTGGCGGGACTGTTCGATGATGTCGAGGAAGGCGTGTTCCTTGAGCAGGTCACGGACCCGCCGCAGGGATAGGGCTTCCGCGCCCTCCTGTCTGCAGATCTCCTCGTAAACGTCGTAGACGGCAGTGGTCCGAAACCCCTCGGCGCTCGCGTCGTTCAACGAGAGGATCGTCAGCGCATGGAGGACGTATCGGGAGTGGGGAGTCGAGCCACGGATGAGCTCGCGGAACCGGTCGGTCTCGGCGCGTTTGCGCGCGTCGGTGACGAACCCCTCCTGAACGCGGTCGGCACCCGTGGATTGGGCGATCTCTCCGGCATACCTGAGAATGTCGATCGCCTTGCGGGCGTCACCGTGTTCGCGTGCGGCGAGTGCGGCCGCCCGTGGGATCACGCCGTTATCGAGGACGCCCTCGCGGAAGGCGTCCCGGCGCGCCTCCATGATCTCGCCCAACTGGGAGGCGTCATAGGGTGGGAAGACGAACTCCCGCTCACAGAGGCTCGATTTCACCCGCTCGTCCATCCGGTCTTTGTACCGGATCTTGTTGCTGATCCCGACGACGCCGATCTTGCAGTCGGTGAGCTTGCCGGCTTCACCCGCGCGCGAGAGTTGCATGAGGATCGCGTCGTCGGCGAGCTTGTCGATCTCGTCGAGAAGGACGAGCACGACGTCGTACGAATCGTCGAGGATGCGCCAGAGACGTTTGTAGTAGGTCGCGGTACTGATCCCCTTATCAGGGATGTTGATCCCGGTTTCCTCAGAGCGGTTCAACCCGCTCGCGATCGTCTGAACGGCCTGTGTTTCGGTAGTGTCCTGCGCGCAGTCGACGTACGCGAACGCGGCGTTCACCCCCTCGCTTCCGGCGGCGTCGACCAGCCGGCCCGAGACGTGTTTCGCACACAGCGATTTGCCGGTTCCGGTCTTCCCGTAGATGAGGATGTTGCTCGGGCTCTGTCCGAAGATCGCGGGATTGACCGCGTTAGCTAGTAACTTGATCTCCTCGTCACGCCCGACGATCCGACCCTCCTCGGGGAGGTGGTTGATCTCCAGAAGCTCCTTGTTGACGAAAATAGGGTCATCGCGAATGAACAACTCGTCCGTCTCGACCATACGTCCACACCACGTTTCCGGTGAAATAGCGCTTGCGTTTCGCCTCCAACGATGGGAGCGCACACACACCGGGTTTCCGGTGAAACGGGGTTCGAGGGTGGGTCCCCTTCCAGTCGAAACGGAGGTTGGTGCCGAAGGATCGAGTGAAACGATTCGAGGTGGGGAACCACTCGACGACGCGCGACTAACCGGGACGGCTTGAAACGGCGCTGAGAGTTCGTTCGACTGGAGCTTTGGAAGGAAAGGCGATTATAGATCGCCTTGTATCTAGTACGACGATTAACCCACTGGGCTATGAAACAGCTATAGTATATAAAATAGGAGGATGTTCGATAGTAGTGAGGTCATTCGAGAGAGACGAATCTCGAGAAGGGGTGCCCCCTTCTGATCCCGTTTCACCGGAAACCCGGTGTGTGTGCGACGAATCGGTGATCGATCAGCCGGTGTCGAGACGGCCGTTCAATCGGACACGGTTCGAGCCCCGTCCGATCGCCCGCCCGAATCAGCTGTAGCGTTCCTCGTTCCACGGATCGGCGGTGTTCGAGTAGCCCCGTTTCTCCCAGAATCCGCGTTCAGGCTCGGTGAGGAACTCGATCCCGTCGACCCACTTCGCCCCTTTGTAGGCGTACTTGTGAGGTGTCACGACCCGAAGGGGTCCGCCGTGCTCTCTCGGCAGCGCCTCCCCGTCGAACTCCCACGTGAACAGGACTTCGTCGCGCATGCACGCATCGAGCGGGAGATTCGTGGTGTAGCCGTCGAGCGCGGAGAACATGACGTGGACTGCGTCGTCGCGCACGCCCGCCCGTTCGGCCAGCGTCGGGAACGACACTCCAGTAAAAGCACAGTCGAACTTGCTCCAGCCGGTCACACAGTGAAAGTCCTGGGTCTGTGTCTCCCCTGGAAGCTCAGTGAACTCCTCGTAGGAAAACGAGAGGTCGGTCTCGACCGCGCCGCTTACTGTAAACTCCCAGTGTTCGGGGTCGAATTCGGGGACCGATCCCTTCGAGAGGACGGGAAATTTCGAGGTCTCTCGCTGGCCCGGTGGCAGGCGCTTCCCGCCGAACTCCCGGTAGAGGTCGGTAACGTCCGTCGCGTCCATAGACGAAGGGAGGCGGCCCAGAGGGGTATGCCTACCGGAAACCGAGATTGTCCCATCGAAAGGTTTCCTTGCCAGTTTTCGTATGAATTGTCCCGTTAGAGTTAAATACGCCTCCGTCGAAGCCCCGTCTGTTCCGATGCCGAAAGTAGAAATCACCGTCCCGGAGCACCTCGAAATGCAAATCGCACAGATGGTCGATCAGGGGGAGTTCGCGACCCGTGACGAGGCCATCGAAGACCTGCTCTCCGCGGGGCTGAAAGCCTACAAGACCGGCGGATCGCAGATGGACGAGGAGCCCGGACTCGAGGAGGACGGAATGATGGGCCACGACGACGAGTACGTCTTCTGATCGTCGGCCGTTCGTCCCTCCACTGACACCAGCCATGGGACCGGATGACGCGGGAAATTCTTAACATCTGGACCCGCATATCGGTAGATACGATGCACAAAGACGAGCTTCTGGAACTCCACGACCAGATGGTCACCATCATGGAGTACTTCAAACGTCAAGAGGACGTCGACGAGGAACTGTTCGCGCCCTACGATCGACTCGATGTCGACCCCTCACACGTCCATAAGTCCAAAAGCGAACACAAACACGCGGTGTTCGTCCTCGGAAACGCCCTCGCGAGCGCCATGAGTAACGACGAGTTCTCCAGTGCGGGTCGTATCGGAAAGCGGATGGCGGAACTC
This window of the Halalkalicoccus subterraneus genome carries:
- the menD gene encoding 2-succinyl-5-enolpyruvyl-6-hydroxy-3-cyclohexene-1-carboxylic-acid synthase, with amino-acid sequence MSAPNRSTLWGRTIADELAKSGIEDVCIAPGSRSTPLTVAFAAHDSITVHSHLDERSAAFYALGRAKRTGEPTPLVCTSGTAAANFHPAVVEASQSRVPMLVLTADRPAELRDSGANQTIDQTTLYGDAVRWYRELPEPAPEGRRLRSLRTTVCRALSETTGVPAGPVHLNAPFAKPLEPIETEDFPADFADRFPIAAAGRDGPFVSVTQGRPTLSETDRRRLAGAVENAERGLIVAGPSDRLAGEPIHELGRKTDFPILADPLSGVRFDSDEATVAGGYDSWLAAADWPDPDLVLRFGASPTSKPLRNYLRDADARQFLVDPAGEWREATFTATDLVAADGNELARALAADLDSSTSDEWRARFEGAEDQYWTLIDEETNRLFEGAVLERVFSDAPDPATVFVSNSMPIRDADRFARPRGTDLTVLGNRGASGIDGITSSALGAGSATDDPLVLVTGDLAYYHDTNGLLAVARLGIDATVVLINNDGGGIFHMLPIEGFDPPFTGQFKTPHGLDFEATADLYGFEFVRTDSLSGFEDAYAASLTASRTQVIEVRTDSEASHRIREEIHERVRERLG
- a CDS encoding isochorismate synthase; translated protein: MTVSHRDGSIVASPAEGSALVSRACELADLSFRAFLFERDPPRVHWAAPDGLEIAGGGAAARFRADGPDRFETLREDATRLFSTLDADLPPAARPRAFGGVAFHAGHEPAPPWRGFHAAEFVIPRVQLTRTDETTWLTVSRYGPEADVNAVETELETVRSELTAHPAMQPSAAPPGIASRTLTTPHEEWVEQVAAATDRIAAGDLRKVVLAQALEVRLATALEIPDVLERLRRTYPECYRFLVEPTEEAGFFGAPPERLVSLSGRRVETEALAGSVARGETPETDHELMRSLLESEKIQHEQGIVVETIREQLDPLGEVRVAPQTVRKLATIQHLRTPIQAELDEDRHVLSIVEALHPTPAVGGLPPETAWETIRKTETFERGWYAAPVGWFDAAGDGEFAVAIRSGVASDDLVTLFAGNGIVADSDPDEEWEEVQLKYRPILDALAE
- a CDS encoding Cdc6/Cdc18 family protein, yielding MVETDELFIRDDPIFVNKELLEINHLPEEGRIVGRDEEIKLLANAVNPAIFGQSPSNILIYGKTGTGKSLCAKHVSGRLVDAAGSEGVNAAFAYVDCAQDTTETQAVQTIASGLNRSEETGINIPDKGISTATYYKRLWRILDDSYDVVLVLLDEIDKLADDAILMQLSRAGEAGKLTDCKIGVVGISNKIRYKDRMDERVKSSLCEREFVFPPYDASQLGEIMEARRDAFREGVLDNGVIPRAAALAAREHGDARKAIDILRYAGEIAQSTGADRVQEGFVTDARKRAETDRFRELIRGSTPHSRYVLHALTILSLNDASAEGFRTTAVYDVYEEICRQEGAEALSLRRVRDLLKEHAFLDIIEQSRHSGGSAEGSYTNHRLLEDSTVVRDVLIDQS
- a CDS encoding sulfite oxidase-like oxidoreductase: MDATDVTDLYREFGGKRLPPGQRETSKFPVLSKGSVPEFDPEHWEFTVSGAVETDLSFSYEEFTELPGETQTQDFHCVTGWSKFDCAFTGVSFPTLAERAGVRDDAVHVMFSALDGYTTNLPLDACMRDEVLFTWEFDGEALPREHGGPLRVVTPHKYAYKGAKWVDGIEFLTEPERGFWEKRGYSNTADPWNEERYS
- a CDS encoding ribbon-helix-helix domain-containing protein, with product MPKVEITVPEHLEMQIAQMVDQGEFATRDEAIEDLLSAGLKAYKTGGSQMDEEPGLEEDGMMGHDDEYVF
- a CDS encoding UPF0058 family protein, with amino-acid sequence MHKDELLELHDQMVTIMEYFKRQEDVDEELFAPYDRLDVDPSHVHKSKSEHKHAVFVLGNALASAMSNDEFSSAGRIGKRMAELADDAERKI